In the genome of Methylomagnum ishizawai, the window GTTTGCAGCAACAGCAACGTACCCCGGCCCATGGCGTAGCCGATATGCTCGCCGACCTTGCCCCGCACGATGATGGTGCCCGCCGTCATGCGCGAGCCGAGATAGCCGCCGGCATCGCCCTCGATGAGGATCGCGCCGCGCCGCATATGGTCGCCGACCCGGTCGCCCGCCTTGCCCTTGACGATGACCACGCCCCCGGCCATGCCCTTCTTGTTGCCCGGCAGGCACGCGCCCAGGAAATCCCCGGCATCGCCCCGGACCAGGATTTCGCCATTCCGCATCTCGCAGGCGGCGTAGGCGGCGACGCTCCCACCGACGGTGATTTTCCCGCCCTTGAGCCCCATGCCGAGATAACTGCCCGCGTCGCCCTCGACCCGGATTGCGCCCTGGGCCATGCCCTTGCCGATGAAATCCAGCTTGCCGGTCACGCCCCGGAACACGATCAGGTCCGCGTCGCCCGCCCCGATGGCGAATAGCTCATCCGTCCGCAATTGGCGGTTGCCGGTTTGCAGCGGGATCGCGCCGATCTCGTCCAAGGTTTTCCCGGCCAGGCGGTCGGGCGTCAGCGGCGCGACATCGATGCGCTGTTGCGGTTCGGTCTTGAGCGTGAAGATGAGCGCCGTCATGCCATGATCTCCTGGAGTTGGAAGAGGAAAGGACCGAGCTTGCCGCCGTAGTTGCCCGCGCTGATGCGGCGGATGCCGTTGGCCGCGCCCAGGCCGCACACGGCTTGGATGCCGACCCGCATCGCTTGGTTGATATCAGCCTCGGTCAGGCCGTCGATCACGATTTCCATCACCGATTCGATTTCCGGGCTGAGTTCGCTCTGGGTCTGGCCCTTCAAAGTGGGACAGAAAGCGTCGTTGGTGGAGGCCGACAGCGCCTTGTACTTGGAGCCGACCTTGGACCCGGAGCGTACCACTCCGCCGGGGAAAGGCATGATGACATTCGGCACTTTCCGCATGGCCTCGATGGCGGCTTCGCAGGCGGCGAGCGCTTGCGGCTGGGATTCGGCCAGGATCAGGAAATTACCGCCGCCGATGGCTTTCACCATGCCGGTGGTTTCTTCGCAGAGGAATTCGCCGTCCATCACCGGCACCCGCCAATAGCGTTTCCCGGCGATGCGCTTGGAGATTTGGAAACCGTCGCCGAAGAAGCGCAGGTTCTTGCCCAAAGGAATCGGGTCGCCCTCGTGGATACCGGCGAACAGGGCCGAGGTCGGCGCGGTCAGCACGCATTGCCCGGCGCGGGTTTCCAATTGCTTGGCCAGCCCTTTACCGCCCATGGCGAAGATCATGGCGGAGATGCCGGGGCGTCCGTCCGGGGTTTCTTCGGGGGAGAGTTCACGTTCGATGCCCGCTTCGCAGCCGCAGGCGATGACCGAGGTGGCGAACCCGGTCATGGCCTCAGCGGCGATCCTGGCCCATTTGGCGTTCTGGGCGGTGATGACGACCCGCGTGGCCCTCATGGGGAAGGCTTCGGCGAAAGTGGCGTCGATTTGTACGCCGTTAATAATCATTCATGGCTCCACGGCTGGTTAATATAGGTATTCCGAGCGGTCGGGTTATGCCTGCCCCCGGCAAGGATGCACCAAAATCTTGCTCCGCCCGTCGCCCTCGATTTCCCAATCGCGGATCATGAAATTGTCCATCTTCATCGTCATATAACGCTCGAAATAGGGTTTGAGGCGGGTTTCTATCGCCGCCCGGTCGAAATCGGGTTTCACGGTGTGGACGTTGCCCCACACCACGTTGACCACCTCGCCGTGTTTCACCACCAAGGCGCCATCCTTGAACACGTAATCGGGCCGGGTGAACATCGCTTCCTTGTCGTCCTGCTGGGTATAGACCGTGATGTCGGCGGCGGCCCCCGCGCCCAGATGGCCCCGGTCGCGTAGCCCCAAGATGCGGGCGGCCCCGGCGCGGGTCATGATGGCAATTTCGTACAGGCTGTATTCGCGGTCGATGGAACCCAAGGTGCTGTACGCCGCCGCATCCGGGTTGATGCGGGCCAACATGTCGTTGCGGAAACCCTTGTCCATCAACAGCCGGATCAAATGCGGATAGGTGGTGAAAGGCGCACCGTTGGGATGGTCGGTGGTGAGGAAAATCCGCCACGGGTCTTCGGCCAGCAGGAAAATTTCCAGGCCGATACACCATTGCAGGGCGTTGACGAAATTCTTGTCCCGATACTTGAACGGCACCACACCGCAACCGGCATCGCACTCGATGTCCATGCACACCCATTTGTTGGGCGAGGCGTGGTGTGAATTAGCGAACTGGCGCATGGAATCGCCCGAGGCGGTCACGGTCTGGCCGAACAAGATTTGGCCCACATCGACGGTGATATTGGGATTCTTGTTCAGGGCTTCGGCGATTTGGGCCGCGCCGGAGGAAAACTTGCGGTCACCCTCCAACCCATAACTATGGAACTGGATGTGGGTCAGGTGCATGGGCAAGCCTTCGATCCCGGCGATGGTGTTCAGCGTGGTGTCGAGATTGCCGGGAACGCCCAGGTTGCAGCCATGCACATGCAAGGGATGCGGCACGCCCAGGTCGGTCAGGGCGCGGGACAGGCTTTGCAGGATGCGGCGTGGGGTGACGTGGTAATGGCGGTGTTCCTCGTCCAGGTCGAGTTGGCGCTGGTTGAACTTGAAGGCGCTGATGCCGCCCGGATTCACCACCTTCACGCCGATGGCCTGCGAAGAGTGGAGAGTCCAGGCCACGTAATCGTTGATGACCGATTGTTCCGCGCCGGAGGACAACAGGCGCAAAAAGAAATCATCGCTGCCCAGCATCACATAACCGCCCACATCCATCAGCGGCACATCGGCCATTTCCATATGGGCCTGGCGGGCGTTGATCGGCAGCACGGCGGGCTCGAACCCGGCGGTATAGCCCATCTCGGCATAGCGGTAGCCGGTGGTCAGGGTCGAGGGCACGGCATGGCCGCAACCGGCCCGCTTCAAGCCCTCGTGCGCCACCGGGTCGCGGCGGTGGTCTTCCGGCAAGAGGTTACGGGCGATGGTGACTTTGCCACCGCCGATATGGGTGTGCATATCGATGGCTCCGGCCATGACGACCTTGCCCCGGCAATCGTATTCCTGGTCGGGCGGGACGCCCCCGGCATCGGCGACGATGCGGCCATCACGGATGTAAATATCCCGGATTTGGCCGTCGATGTGATGTGCGGGGTCGTAGACGGTGCCACCCGTGAGTTTGGTCAGCATGAGGGGAAGTCTCCAATGTTGTTGCGCCGTGACGCCTGGGGTCCGGTGGATCGGGGAAGGATAGGGAAGCGGGGGCGAGTTTTCAACACGGAGGCCATGGGAATGGCGCGAAACCGGATGGGGAAGCGGGAGCGTCCCCACCCGGTTCGGAGTCGGCAGAGCGCTTATCCGGCGGTCGGCGGCGCGTAGGGGTCTTTCGGGAAGGCGGTGGGCTCCCGCGATTGCAGGCGGTACTTGGACGAGGCGATATAGGCAGCGAGACGCAGGCGGTTGATCCCGCCCAGGGGCCGGTGTTCCCTAAGGCTATGCCAGGGCGTGAACACCAGATGCTCGCACTCGGTGGCCCGCAGGGGGTTGTCGAAATCCTGCGGTTGGATAACCAGGGTGGCGACGGCCTCGAACGGGGCGATATCTTCCGGCCAGACGGCGGTGGCGTCCTCGATGGGGAGGGCGTTGGTGGCGCGACGTTGCACCAGGAAGTCGAACACCACGGCTTGGCCGGTCTTGGGGTCCAAGGTCTTCTTCAAAGCTTCGCGCAGATAGCTGGGCCCGGGATTGGCGGGCACCGGGGTATTGCCCGGATTCCTGGGTTTCACCGAATACTTCACCGCCAGGTTCTCGCCCAACAGGAATGGGGAAGCCGAGAAATATTGGCTTTCCACCGGGTTGCCCATCGGCGTGGCGGCGATCTTGCCAACGATGCCCAAGGTCCGCTTCTTGGCGTCGCTGAACGGCGGGGTGAAGAAGGGTCCGAGATTATCGTTGTTGGCAAATTGGGAACGGGTCAGTTCCAGATATTCGGCCACATCGGCGAAGGCGAACATCGGCAGGTTGATCATCAGGAAGTCCTGGGTCTTGCCGCCGGGTGCGTCGAGCAGGGTCTCGCCCTCGACATTCATCACCTTGAGCGCGATGCCCCGGCTGGACGCCGCGCCCTTGGCATCGACATCGGCCTGCACCAGGGCCGTGGCGTTGGAAAAGCGCACCCAGGTCTTATAGCTCTTCCCCGGCGTGGCGAAGATACCCTGCCGGTAGGCCGACGGAATATCGGCGTTCACGGTCAGGGTGGCCTCGACACAGCCATGGTCCTTGGGATGCACGCCGCGCCGGGCCATGCTGCCGGGATAGCGCTGCTGCAAAAGCTTGCGGGTCAGGTCGGCGATCTCGGCGATCTGGGCGGCTTCGCCGGCAGGGACGGTTTCAAACGGATGCGGGGGTAAAGTGGGGAAATCCATGGTCTGTCCTCCTGCGTGATGGTTTGGGTACGGGCCGTTCCCGCCTGGGGGCGGAAAACGGCCCTTGGGGCCGGGTGGCCGCTTATTTCGGGGCGATCAAGGCCTCGGGGTCTTTGAGATACTCGATCAAGGCCATCTTCTGCTCATGGCTATAGGTCTGGCCCTTGGGATAGACATGGCCACCATTGCCGTTGCCGGGCTGGGTGGTATCGAACTGGAACAGCGGAGCGTTGCCGCACATGGCCGGGCCGCCCAAGGGAGCGGTGGCGACGAAGCCCAGGTGTTTCAAATCCAGTTCGCGGCTGCCGACCCAGAAGGTCTTGGAGCGCTGTTCGGGCGGCGACAGCAATTCGTACAGGTTTGGCACCGAGCCGTTGTGCAGGAAGGGCGCGGTGGCCCAGATGCCCAGCAAGGGACCGGCCTTGAGGCTGATCGCCGCCGTCTCCGGCACTTCCGGGTAGGACTGCGGCGGTTGGCCGGGTTGGAACGGCTTGAAACGGTAGCCGGAATATTCGAGGAATTTCTCGCCGCGCTCCCTGGGATCGGGGAATTGGTCCACGAACGCCTGTTGCAGCGTGCCGCCCACCGCGCCGCTGAAGAATACCGCGGCGGGCACGATGGGACCGGGCATGGGGATGACCGGCTTGCCGTTCATCGGGCCCAGCACCCCTTCCAGGCTGCCGGTCTGGGTCATGCGGGTGATGAGGTTATGGGTATAGAGCGGGTCGGTCCCGACATCCTTCAACAGATCGGCCTTGATCGTGATAAAGCGCAAGCCCTTCATATTGTCCTTGGGGTCGGTCAGTTCGCCGGGACGGTCATAGGGTGGCATGTGATGGCAGGAACGGCAATCCGTGTCGAACAAGGCCTTGCCGACCTGGGCTTTCGCCAAGTCGATCCCGCCGAACAGGTCTTTGCGCCAAGGCGGCGGCCGCAAATCCCGCAGCCAGTTCTCGAACTCCTCCAGTTCCCGCAGCAACACGGTGGAGTGCAGCCGTTCCTTGGGGTCCGCCGCCGTGAAGGTGGTGTCCCCGAACACCCCCAAGACCTCCCCGGCATTGCGCGAAATCGGGCTGCTGGCCACGGGCGCCCATTGCACGAAATCCAGGTCCGGGGCCACCCACAGGAACGGATAGCTGACCGGGGCGCTGGGCGGACGCAGGTTGAACGGCTTCTGGAGATCGAACACCGCCAAGGCGTTGATGATCTGGCCCAGGGCGTCGATCCGGCCCGAACCGGCGTGGTCGGGCGGGGTACGCATCCACATCTCGCCTTCCATCCTGAGCGCGACGGTTTGGTAGCTGCCGACGAAGGCTTTCAGTTCATCCTCGGTGGGCGGATGGCCGTACACGGCGGCCGCCAGCCGCTGGGTCTTGCCGGCATCGAGGCGGGTGGCCTTGACCGCCTCCGCCAACTCCGCGAAGAACGCGCCGACATCGGCGAGGCTGGGCGCGCCGTCGATGCGGACCTGCTTGCCGTGATAGGTGACATCGTTGGTGTGGCAGGCGGCGCAGTTCATACCGACCCAGGGGCCGGTGCCCGGCACATCGACCGGGTCTTTGGCGAAACCGATGGGCAGGCCGTCGTGCTTACCGGCGCTGGCGGCGTCGTAGATCAAGCCGAAGCGGCCGATATGGGCGGGATCGATGAATTTGGCGGTGCTGTTCTTCTGTTCCAGGTTCAAGAACCAGCTATAGGGGAACAAGCGCGAGCCTTGCGGAGTGTAATAGAACAACTCGCGCATGGCTTGGTTCCAGTTTTGGTTATAGCCTTGCAAGGTAGCTTGCTCGGCGGTGGGCGCATAGAGCCCGCCGTAATCGGGGCGTAGGGTGCCATAGCCTTCGGCCTGTGCGCCGGAGGCCGCCCCGGCCAGGGCGAGCCACGCGCCCAAACCAGACAGCCTGGATTTTCTAAGGAAGGACATGATGTTTCTCCTCGTTCTTGTTCTCTGTGGATAGGGAATCGAATACCGGTCTGTATTGCGGGCCGGCTTGCACCGTTAGGGGATGGGCGGCGCGGACAGCGGGTGGTGGACGGGTTTTGGGCCGATCCACGCCGTCGGGGGTCGCGCCTGTTTGCGTCGAATGGCGGAGCCGGGGGTAAAACAGTTGCGCCAGGAAACCCTTGTTTGGCTGGAACCGTCCGCCCGCTAAGCATGGCCGGAACAGCATGGCAGTGCCCGCACCGATTCAACACGTTCGATTTTGAACCAATCCGCTGGCTTTGTGAATCGCCCCCCCACCGCTAATCCTGTCCCTAATGGCTATACGGGTTTATACCTCGCTTTTTTGTGGCGGGCTGATAGCGTTAAATGGCTAGGTTCGGTGGCAAATGAAGCGGCAAGCGGCGACGATCCGGGCAGTCATGGCGGAGGACACCCCGCATTCCGGTATGGATCGCCCCAAAAATCCCGGTTTGAAACCACAACCCCGGCAATCCATGGCCATAAAAAAAGCCGGTCACGTTCATGACCGGCTATGCCAACAGACCACAGGCGGCGCGATTATCCCTTCACGCACAACACCTGCTTCAAGCTGTGGACCACTTCGACCAAATCGCTCTGGTGTTCCATGACCCTGTCGATATCCTTGTAGGCACCCGGCAACTCATCGACGATGCCGCCGTCCTTGCGGCATTCCACACCCAGGGTTTGTTCCTCGGCGTGGCGCTCGTCGAATTGGCGCTTGGCCGCCGAACGGCTCATGCGCCGCCCGGCCCCGTGCGAACACGAGCAAAACGCCTGGGGATTGCCCTTGCCGCGCACGATATAGGATTTGGTGCCCATGCTGCCGGGGATGATGCCCCATTCGCCCTCGCCCGCCCGGATCGCGCCCTTGCGCGTCACCCACACGGTTGCGTCGAAATGGCGCTCGCGGGCCACATAATTATGATGGCAATGGATCACCTCCTTGGTCACGCCGAACCGGGGAAGTTTCTTGCGTAACACCTCGGCGATCAGATACAGCATTTCCCGGCGGTTGGCGGCGGCATAATCCTGCGCCCAACCGATGGCCTCCACATAATCATCGTAATGCTCGGCCCCTTCGGTGAAATAGGCCAGATTCTTATCGGGCAGATTATGTAGATGCCGCCCCATATCCTTACGGGCCAAATTGGTATAGTACTCGCCGATGGCGCTGCCAATGCCCCGGCTACCGGAATGCAGCATCACCCAAACCGCCTGGTTCTCATCCAGGCAAAGCTCGATGAAATGATTGCCGCCGCCCAAGGTGCCGATTTGCCGAATCCAGGTTTGGTAGGGTTTTTTTTGCAAGGAATAAAGTTTCGGATGTTTCTGCAACAGCCGATGCAATCCTTGCGACAAAGCCCGGATGGTGGATTCGCGGGCGCGGTCCTGCTTGTGCATATTGAACCCCACCGGAATGGCGGCTTCGATGGCCAAGCGCAAAGACCGGAGATTATCCGGCAATTGATCGGCCTGGATCGATAACCGCAAGGCGCTCATCCCACAGCCAATATCCACCCCCACCGCCGCCGGGATAATCGCCCCCAGGGTGGGAATTACCGAACCCACCGTCGCGCCGATGCCCGCGTGGACATCGGGCATGACCGCGATATGGCTATGGATGAACGGCAGTTGCGAGAGGTTGTACAACTGCTGCATGGCCTCGGAGTCCACCTCGTCGGTGTAGATTTTCACCGGCACCCGGCCCTTGGTCATAATCCTTTGAATAGGCATGGCTATACCTCTCCCAATAGGCCGATATAACGGTAGCGCAAAGTCGGAACGCGCTTGCGCCCGAGGCTGTGCGCCAGCAAGGTGCGCCAATGCCCCCGCGCCCTTTCGAGCGCGGCCAGGATATCGGCTTCCGTGGCGATGACGGGCTGGGTATGCCCCAGCGTGACGCAGAGTTGGCGGCCCGCATCCTCGACCTCGACGGCGACCACGCCCAGGCCACGCAACAAAGGATCGGCGGTTTCACCCGCCAGGATCAAGGACAATTCCCGGAAAGCTTCCTTGCCAAGCTGGCGGTCTTGGCGCTGGCGCGGTTTGGCTGTTTGCCGGGCACGCGCCAAAACCCGCGGATCGACGCCGTCTTCCGGGCCGGATTCCGCGCACAGGGTGGAGGTTGGCCTCCGCCCACGTAGGGATGATGGATTCATAAAAACTCCCAATCAACCGGAAGGCGCGGGCACGAACAGGCCACGGCGCGATCCCGGCGCTGAAAACACGGTGTTGGTTTTGTTTGGGAGTCCCGGCCCCGGCGGGCCGGAAGGGAAATTACCGGGCGCGGCGGGCGGCGGGACTCGGGCGGATTGCAATATCGTGGTGCATGGCGTACCTCCTGAGCCGGTTGGGGTGGATGATGGCGCGGAATAATAATGGGAAATCGGCGTCCGTCAAGTGGCGGTGTCCGTGTCGCATGATGGCTAAAACCGTAGGGCGATTAGCGGAGCGTCATCACACGGATTCCATGTCTCCGGTTACGCTGCGCCAATCGGAGCGGACGCAAGTTGGTTTGTAGTTTGTAGGGCGGAATAGCGGAGCGTATTCCGCCGGATGTTGACCCCATCCATCCATGCGGCGGAATACGCCGGGGTACCGGCTATTCCGCCCTACGCGGGCTGAGCGTCGTACTCCCACAATAAACCCCGCACAACAACACCAACCCGCACCCCGCCAAAGCCTCGTTCCCCGGCACCTTGCCGAACCACAAAGCCCCCAGCGCCAAGCTCAACACCGGCCCCACATAGCCCACCGCCCCGACCAAGGCGGCGGGAGCCAATTGATAGGCGCGGGTCATGAACCATTGCGCGGCGCTCCCGGCCAACCCCGCCAGCACCGCCCAACCCCAAGCCTGGAAACCACTGGGCAAGGCCACGCCCTCCACCGCGAACCACGCCAGATGGATCAGCGTCGCCACCAGGCAGAAATAGAACACCACGGTCCCCGGCGGATTGCTGCTCCCGGCCCGCGCCACCATCAGATAGGCCAGCGCCGCCAGGAAGCCCGAAGCCAACCCCAGCGCCCGGCCCTGCCAATCGCCCTGCCCCATCCCCGGCTGGAACAGCAGGAACAAGCCCAGCCACGCCCCCCAGATCGCCAGCCACACGCCCCAGGAATTGCGCTGACCCAGCACATAAGGCCCGAGCGCGGCCACGAACACCCCGCTGCTGGCCGACAGGAACGCGCTTTCCCCCGGCCCGATACGCTGGATGGCGGCGAACGACAGGATCAACGACACCCCGCCGAACATCCCCCGCCACCACAAGGAAGGCCGCAGATCGCCGAACAACCCGGCCACCCGGCGCATCAGCACAGCGGGAACCAGCAGGATCGACAGGTTCAAAGCCACCCGCACGAAGCTGACCATGGGCGCGGCCACCGGCGGTTCGGCCAGCGCGGCGGCATACACCGCCGCGCCCATGAACGCGAACAACAGCCCCGCGACCAGCATATAGGCCAGCCCACGGGCGGGACCGTCCCGGCGCGGGACGGCGGCGGGAGGAACCGGAGCGCGGCGGCGGCGGGACTTGCGTTTTTTGGGGCGGGACATGGAACGGCACGGGAAAAACAGTCGGACCCGACTGTACCCGAACCCGCCGACCCGCAAAACCCCGGCGCGGCGTTATTACCGCCGGGTTCAAATCGGCGGCGACTTGGCGGGCGGCTGCGCGTTCAGTGCCTTGAACTTCCGGTCCAGTTCGTCGAGTTCGCGCTGCAAGCGGGGCAGGACGTCCTTCTTCACCGATTCCTCGGTGGATTGCTGGGCCTGCTGCATTTCCTCCTTGAGCCGCGCCCATTCCTCCTGCAAATGGCGGGCTTCCGGCGAATCCGGCAAGCGTTGCATCTCGGAACGGAAGCGCTCCAACTGGCCGCGCAACTGGCCCAGGCCATCGGTGAAACCGCGCAGCAACTCGCCCAGGGGGAACCAAGACCCGGACTCGGCATCGCCCTTGACGATAGCGCCATCGACCAAGGGCGCGGCACCGGGCGGGCCGGGTTGGAATTCGATGCGGCGCAGGTCGGGCGCTTGGGGATCGCGCACCACGGCGAAACGGGAACCCTGGGTCGCCGAACCCCGGAATTCATCGGCGATGTCCAGGGTCGCGACATAGCCGCCCGCGCCGTCCGGGTTGATCGCGGTGACTTGGCCGACCTTGCGGTCGCCCAGGACGACGGGGGTTTGCGGACTGATACCGGCGGCGTTGTCGAGCAATAGGTTGAGATGCAGCCCGCCCGGCCCGCAGGCGGAGAGCGAGAGCGCGAAAAGGACGATCAGCCAGGAACGGATGGACATGGGATTCTCCTCATAAGATGAACCGGAACCGGGCGGACATGATAGGCGAAGCCGCCGCGCTCCGCGCCCAAGAACCCCGTGCCCGCCGCCGGGGTCCGATCCGGCAGACCCGCAACGCGATGGTAACCCGCCCGCGCTTGCTTTTGACCGCGGCAAATCGCACACTGCCCATGCGTTATCAACCACAATTTTCATGAGGGGATAAGCATGTCCGACGAGCAAGACCCAACCGGGGAAATCCCGGATTCCGCGCCGGTCGGCACCTGGGCGCTGTTGTGCCTGGTCGCCGCCGCCATGGTGGCTGCCTGGTTGTTCCTGTACTTCGGGGTGTTCCTGCCCCGCGGTCCCATCCATTAGGAGGGAACCATGGCCTTCCACATCCATCCACTCGAACGCAAATGGCTGTACGCCGCATCCGCCGCCATCGCCATTTTCATAGGTTCCATCCTGCTCACCGCCCTGTTCGGTGGCATCCATCCGCCCGGCCATATGGAAATCATCGATTCGGCCCGCCTGCACCTCGACGGCGAATTCATGGAGGACAAACTGGGCGTCAGGACCGAACCGGACGGCTCGGTACACGTCACCCTGGTCGCCGCCCGCTACGGCTTCTTCCCGCGCCAGATCGAACTGCCCGCCGGCACGCCGATCACCTTCCGCATCGCCAGCGCCGACGTGTTGCACGGGATGCACGCGCCCATGACCAACCTCAGCACCATGATCGTGCCCGGCTATGTGTCCACCGTGACCACGGCCTTCCCCAAGCCGGGCGAATATCCCATGCTCTGCAACGAGTTCTGCGGGATGGGCCACGACCATATGTGGAGCAAAATGACGGTGGTGTCGAAAGAAACCTGGACCGCCGCCCATCCACCCGCCGGGAGATAAATCCATGATCGACAAACCGACCAGACTCCTCGCCCTGTGCCATTTCTGGGTGGCGTTCGGGGCGTTCGCCCTGGCTTGCGTGCTGGGCCTTTACCAGGTTTTGGAACGCAGCGGCTTGGTGCCGGCCATGCAGTCGCCGGGCGTGTATTTCGCCTCGGTCAGTACCCATGGCGTGCTGATGGCCTTCGTGTTGACCACGTTTTTCATCATGGGCTTCGGCTATGTGGTGGCGGTATCCAGCCTGAAAACACCCTTATGGAATCCCAAGCTGGCCTGGGCCGGGTTCGGGATTTCCCTGCTCGGGGTGGTGCTGGCCGCCCTACCCTTGCTGACTGGCAACGCTTCGGTGTTGTACACCTTCTATCCGCCGTTGCAGGCCAGCGTGCTGTTCTATCTGGGCGCGACCTTGCTGGTGGTGGGTTCGTGGCTGTGGTGCGTGGTGATGATCGTCATGCACAGCCAATGGAAAGCCGCCCATCCCGGTGCCACCGTGCCCCTGCCCATGTTCGCCACCACGGGCAATGCCATCTTGTGGCTATGGACCAGCGCGGGCGTGGCGCTGGAAGTCTTGTTCCAGTTGATTCCCTGGGCTTTGGGCTGGACCGAGACCGTGGATGTGGGCTTGGCCCGCACCCTGTTTTCCTGGACCTTGCATCCCATCGTGTATTTCTGGCTGATTCCGGCCTATATCGCCCTCTATACCTTCGTGCCCAAGGCGGCGGGTGGCGTGTTGTTCAGCCATGATTTGAGCCGGGTGGCGTTCATCCTGCTGGTGGTGTTCGGGCTGCCCATCGGTTTCCACCATTTGTACATGGACCCGGAGCAAGGCTCGGGCTTCAAGCTCATGCACGGGGTCGGGACGTTCCTGGTGGCCCTGCCCACCTTGCTGACCGGCTTCACCGTCATCGCCTCGATGGAAATCGCCGGGCGCAGGCGCGGCGGGACCGGCTTGTTCGGCTGGATCGGAGCGCTGCCGTGGCGGGAACCCCTGGTGCTGGCGGCGATCCTGGCCTTTTTGATGTTGATCGCGGGCGGTTTCGGCGGCATCGTCAACGCCAGCTACGCCATGAACGCCATGGTGCATAACACCGCCTGGGTACCGGGGCATTTCCATCTGATCTTCGCCGGGACCACGGTCATCATGTATATGGCGGTGGGCTATTACCTCTGGCCACGGCTGACCGGGAAACCCTTGATTTCCGACAGCCTGCCGGTGATCCAGCTTTGGTCCTGGTTCCTGGGGATGGTGTTGATGACCACGCCTTGGCATATCCTGGGTTTGCTGGGCCAGCCGCGGCGGATTTCCAGCGTGGCCTATAACAGCCTGCTGACCCTGGCTTGGGACCCTTATGAACTGGCGATGATCGTGGGTGGCTTGGTGTTGACCGGCTCGGCCCTGTTGTTCGCCTACATCCTGTGGCAATCCCAGACCGGCCCGGCGGCGGAACAAGCCTTCGAGGTCGAATACACCGGCTACCAACCCGCCGATGGCCCGGTCCACCCTTTGCTGAACGGCTTCAAGGTGTGGAACGTGGCGATCCTGGGCTTGATGGTGCTGAACTTCGGCTACCCGATCCTGCAATTCTTCCTGGCCAAAACCTTCGGTTCGATTCCATGGGGGTACTGACGATGAAACCGCACCATCTCTTCGCCGCCTGCGCGGTTTTCAGCGGCCTCGCCTGGGCCGGACCCTCCTCCCAGGTCGCCTGGACCCTGGATACCCTGCGCCAGGTGGAACACGCCGACCCCAACAAGGGCAAGCAGCTCGCCGCCACCTGCGAAGGCTGCCACGCGCCCACGGCGGGCAACGCCGCCAACCCGTCCTTGCGGGGGCAACTCGCCACCTATCTCTACAAGCAAATCCGCGACTACCAGGACGGCAGCCGCCAAAACCCGATCATGGCGGGCATGGTGGCGGGATTGTCGGAGCAGGACGCGGCGGATATCGCGGCCTATTACAGCCACGAACCGGCCCCCGCATGGCGGAAGCCCATGTTGATCCCGGACAATATCGAGCAATTGGTCGGGCGCGGCGACGGCAAGC includes:
- a CDS encoding catalase family protein, with product MDFPTLPPHPFETVPAGEAAQIAEIADLTRKLLQQRYPGSMARRGVHPKDHGCVEATLTVNADIPSAYRQGIFATPGKSYKTWVRFSNATALVQADVDAKGAASSRGIALKVMNVEGETLLDAPGGKTQDFLMINLPMFAFADVAEYLELTRSQFANNDNLGPFFTPPFSDAKKRTLGIVGKIAATPMGNPVESQYFSASPFLLGENLAVKYSVKPRNPGNTPVPANPGPSYLREALKKTLDPKTGQAVVFDFLVQRRATNALPIEDATAVWPEDIAPFEAVATLVIQPQDFDNPLRATECEHLVFTPWHSLREHRPLGGINRLRLAAYIASSKYRLQSREPTAFPKDPYAPPTAG
- a CDS encoding formylmethanofuran dehydrogenase subunit C produces the protein MTALIFTLKTEPQQRIDVAPLTPDRLAGKTLDEIGAIPLQTGNRQLRTDELFAIGAGDADLIVFRGVTGKLDFIGKGMAQGAIRVEGDAGSYLGMGLKGGKITVGGSVAAYAACEMRNGEILVRGDAGDFLGACLPGNKKGMAGGVVIVKGKAGDRVGDHMRRGAILIEGDAGGYLGSRMTAGTIIVRGKVGEHIGYAMGRGTLLLLQTPEALPATFNDCGSHTLGFIPLLLKGFAGLDTPFAAMGEQLKRVRRYAGDMCGLGKGEILVAL
- the fhcD gene encoding formylmethanofuran--tetrahydromethanopterin N-formyltransferase, producing the protein MIINGVQIDATFAEAFPMRATRVVITAQNAKWARIAAEAMTGFATSVIACGCEAGIERELSPEETPDGRPGISAMIFAMGGKGLAKQLETRAGQCVLTAPTSALFAGIHEGDPIPLGKNLRFFGDGFQISKRIAGKRYWRVPVMDGEFLCEETTGMVKAIGGGNFLILAESQPQALAACEAAIEAMRKVPNVIMPFPGGVVRSGSKVGSKYKALSASTNDAFCPTLKGQTQSELSPEIESVMEIVIDGLTEADINQAMRVGIQAVCGLGAANGIRRISAGNYGGKLGPFLFQLQEIMA
- a CDS encoding di-heme-cytochrome C peroxidase translates to MSFLRKSRLSGLGAWLALAGAASGAQAEGYGTLRPDYGGLYAPTAEQATLQGYNQNWNQAMRELFYYTPQGSRLFPYSWFLNLEQKNSTAKFIDPAHIGRFGLIYDAASAGKHDGLPIGFAKDPVDVPGTGPWVGMNCAACHTNDVTYHGKQVRIDGAPSLADVGAFFAELAEAVKATRLDAGKTQRLAAAVYGHPPTEDELKAFVGSYQTVALRMEGEMWMRTPPDHAGSGRIDALGQIINALAVFDLQKPFNLRPPSAPVSYPFLWVAPDLDFVQWAPVASSPISRNAGEVLGVFGDTTFTAADPKERLHSTVLLRELEEFENWLRDLRPPPWRKDLFGGIDLAKAQVGKALFDTDCRSCHHMPPYDRPGELTDPKDNMKGLRFITIKADLLKDVGTDPLYTHNLITRMTQTGSLEGVLGPMNGKPVIPMPGPIVPAAVFFSGAVGGTLQQAFVDQFPDPRERGEKFLEYSGYRFKPFQPGQPPQSYPEVPETAAISLKAGPLLGIWATAPFLHNGSVPNLYELLSPPEQRSKTFWVGSRELDLKHLGFVATAPLGGPAMCGNAPLFQFDTTQPGNGNGGHVYPKGQTYSHEQKMALIEYLKDPEALIAPK
- a CDS encoding formylmethanofuran dehydrogenase subunit A; translation: MLTKLTGGTVYDPAHHIDGQIRDIYIRDGRIVADAGGVPPDQEYDCRGKVVMAGAIDMHTHIGGGKVTIARNLLPEDHRRDPVAHEGLKRAGCGHAVPSTLTTGYRYAEMGYTAGFEPAVLPINARQAHMEMADVPLMDVGGYVMLGSDDFFLRLLSSGAEQSVINDYVAWTLHSSQAIGVKVVNPGGISAFKFNQRQLDLDEEHRHYHVTPRRILQSLSRALTDLGVPHPLHVHGCNLGVPGNLDTTLNTIAGIEGLPMHLTHIQFHSYGLEGDRKFSSGAAQIAEALNKNPNITVDVGQILFGQTVTASGDSMRQFANSHHASPNKWVCMDIECDAGCGVVPFKYRDKNFVNALQWCIGLEIFLLAEDPWRIFLTTDHPNGAPFTTYPHLIRLLMDKGFRNDMLARINPDAAAYSTLGSIDREYSLYEIAIMTRAGAARILGLRDRGHLGAGAAADITVYTQQDDKEAMFTRPDYVFKDGALVVKHGEVVNVVWGNVHTVKPDFDRAAIETRLKPYFERYMTMKMDNFMIRDWEIEGDGRSKILVHPCRGQA